The following nucleotide sequence is from Primulina tabacum isolate GXHZ01 chromosome 2, ASM2559414v2, whole genome shotgun sequence.
ACGATAAAAAATTTACTAAGGGATGACGAGGAGCAACGATGAGTACTGAAACAAAATTGAGATGATAGAAGACAATTGGAATGGAGGTTAGAGATTGGTCAGATCGTATAGCTTCATCCGCCGAAATCGAAAATTGAGTCTTACGATTTGAGTATTGAAAATGCTgctgttataatttttttatcatatttaggtcttattatatatataatataattaaagtaATTATTTGGGTCCCAatactattatatatatatatattaaaaaaatttgggaaTGGGGCCTGGGCATGGGCCCAGTTTGCCATTGGAAAGGGCCGGCCCTGGAAAAGCCCAAGACAACAAACCCGTCGGCCGCTTTCTAGAGGTGAATGATGAATTAAGTGGAATGGAAACTATagaaatcattaaataaaattccaacaatttctTCAACAACCACAGAGAAGGGGCAAATCGATAATTTCAGACAATTCACGCCACGAATGAAGCATCCCTTTATAGTGCCTCTTTGAAAcaaatcaggaaaaaatatcAACGAGCGCTAAAAGAATAAAGCGGAGGTACCTGGACTTCAACTAGACCAGTGCTCTGAGCAATGACAACTTCAATTGTCCCGTCAGGTTTCGGCCGCCAGAAACCGCTTTCCGCGTGCATGGGCTCTCCGGAGCCCAATTTCCAAGTCTTGGATGAATAAGCTATCACGGGCTTCCCGTTGAGAAATTCAATAAAACAAAACCTATCAGTCAACTATGTACTAAACTGACACACAAACAGGAAGGCAATTACCTTGTTAGGAGAGAGAGAAAATTGAAGCTCTTCCGAGTAACGAAAAGGTGAGATTGTGGGAAAGCTCCCCTCCCCATTTCCTTTCCATGAGCCGAGCAAGTACGACAATGGCTGCACCGCAGGGTGAACAGCAGACTGAGGCAGCTTAGGCGACGGCGGCATGAAATTCGCAGCCATCTCTCAGCTATAATTGATGGTTCCGACGGGGCCGTAAGCTTGTTTGAAAATATCAAGACCCTCGTCTTGTCCGTCGCGTTTCGTCTTCTGCTCAACCCGAAATCATGTATTTGGTCAATCGATTTTCCTTTTTTAATATAGGATTTGAACAATAACATTTTGTTTAGATTATTTTCGACTGTAAAATctatttgatataaattttatattaaaataatgcgATTTTTGCAATAAATATCAAAccaaaaaaatattcttaaatttttttatattacatatgttaattattatcttttatttaatatatttttatttatgactAATGTGTATATTATATAATcagtattatattattaataaatttaaataataatatttaaatttataatttaattatataatttgaatGACTATATACATATCACAAATGATCAATTAAAGTATTTCGTAGTGCAAAGTGAACAtctttatattaaattatattatttataaatcattaaatcaaattattccttaattattaataattaacataaataaataaatattaaaaaaatcaataattattatttttaatttttatgtttaaatatctcattattaaaataataaaataaatattttataattatttaaataatatttatatttaaaaataaataataaaattaatatatatttataataattaaaacaaaaaaaatttaaaaaaaagtgCATCCGCTGGCACAAGAGTAGGAGGCTACGCTATTCTGGCCAAATAGCGCAACTTTCATGGGAGCAAATTTTGCACGAAAATGGTGTTAAAACACCATTTTCGTGCAAAGGTTGGAGATGGCCTAACGACATCTTTGCTCCTCCCCTCTCCTCAGCTTACATCACTTCCCATGTATTTCGATTCTATTTTTTTCATTCATAAATGGGTTTTCGATTTCTTATTCATACTCCCCACACTTTCCTCTCCTTACCCGTCAATGGAAATAGCTGTAGAAGCTATATCAATGGCGAAGCCCAAGTTCCACTGCCCATGGTTGCAGTGGACTTAATCGAAGAGCCGTTAATAAAATTCCTACTGcctttttatttttcatgcCTTTGCCTTTTGGAATCAATGTTCTACGTGCAGTTATTTGGTACGGCGAGGATACATTGTTGTAGCTAAGTTGTTGGGGTACCTCACAGAAAGCCAGGTGGGTTTCTCATCCATGCCTCATTTGCGAATTTCTTGGAATTTTTGTACAAATTTTAAAGCACGACGATCTTATGCTTTCACATATATTATTTGGCCTTTATTCAGATGAAAACCCAGGAGCTATAGGACTTCGTTTGATTTTAAATGGAAGTCGAAGAATTTTGATGAGTGTGTTTTTTGGggcaaaaataatatttatagaaTGGTGTGATTGATTTAGTCTCAAGAGCTTGCATGGCTGGAAATTATGGAAGATATGATATGTTGATGCGATCCGAATGAAAAAGATGAGTGGGGTCgtgtgctccaccggatctgctatcaagaTGATGAGGGAAACAAGAGTAATATGAATCCTTAAACCAGAAACTTCTTTCCCGAGTAGCTAGAAAGACCTGCGCTCAAGAAGGTAACCAAGTGAATGGGCGCCAGAAGGCTATccgacgtggccactccgatgcttaagtcagtaaATGATTCAACAAAAGGACCAATGTAATCAAGTtatggttgtgatattggtgtgaatgaaAGGGTTTGAACAATAAATGAGTAATGAATGCTAGTGGATTCAATATCTGAATGAATTaaatgcaaaagaaaacatgATATTTAGAGTAGGATaagtaatgatgacctcgttctgcgcgctacctactaattatagCACGGGTGTTCATAACCTACATTCTGACACATCAAGTCAACCACTTGAATCGGTGTCAGAGATGGGGTAGCCGCCCATATCCTATTCTGCTGATATACTCAAGTGCGGTGTTCATATCGAGGTAGCCCGAGTAAGGAATTCCTGGGAACTTTCATGAGAGCCCGGGCATCCAATAGCTCGAGGAGAAGACGTCTCAGGTGCTCACTTGCCCGGTATCTGATGCACTCTTCTTGCAATTTTACCCTGATCTGGGCCATCCATTCATTATCCCGGGTCGTCCATGACCCGGGCTTTCACATATGACCCGGGACC
It contains:
- the LOC142532477 gene encoding peroxynitrite isomerase Rv2717c gives rise to the protein MAANFMPPSPKLPQSAVHPAVQPLSYLLGSWKGNGEGSFPTISPFRYSEELQFSLSPNKPVIAYSSKTWKLGSGEPMHAESGFWRPKPDGTIEVVIAQSTGLVEVQKGTYDAKQRSVKLKCSLVGNATKVKEITRVFEMVDGELSYEVEMATNLTSLQTHLKASLKKL